In Lepisosteus oculatus isolate fLepOcu1 chromosome 15, fLepOcu1.hap2, whole genome shotgun sequence, one genomic interval encodes:
- the ndp gene encoding norrin: protein MKNTSPLGRPGIVLLLIVCPLLGMLGCAASKPENRNLSETDPDRCMRHHFVETISHPYYKCNSKMVLLARCEGHCGHTSRSDPLVSFSSMLKQPFRSTCFCCRPHTSKLKAVRLRCSGGTRVTATYRYILACACEECS from the exons atgaaaaacACCAGCCCTCTCGGACGCCCTGGCATCGTGCTCTTGTTGATCGTCTGCCCACTGCTCGGGATGCTGGGATGCGCAGCAAGCAAGCCAGAAAACCGGAATCTCAGCGAGACAGACCCGGACAGATGCATGCGGCACCACTTCGTGGAGACCATCAGCCACCCTTATTACAAATGCAACTCAAAG ATGGTCCTCCTGGCCAGGTGCGAGGGGCACTGTGGCCACACGTCGCGGTCGGACCCCCTGGTCTCCTTCAGCTCCATGCTCAAGCAGCCCTTCCGGAGCACCTGCTTCTGCTGTCGGCCCCACACCTCCAAACTGAAGGCGGTGCGCCTGCGTTGCTCGGGCGGGACACGTGTCACCGCCACATACCGCTACATCCTGGCCTGCGCCTGTGAGGAGTGCAGCTAA